The following DNA comes from Papaver somniferum cultivar HN1 chromosome 4, ASM357369v1, whole genome shotgun sequence.
CAGATTGAGCCGATCGACTCTATATGAGACGCGATGTGCAAAAACTTTTATTTGAGTGTTTGCTCATCCTTTTTAGTGATTTGCTAATCCCGCTGTATGTATATAATCATTAAACTAAGCTGTTTGATCTGCCCATTGGAGTTGCTCTAACTCTATTAGTCTACTACACGATAATAACTGAGTGAGTCAGGGATTCGATTTGTTAACCAACCCGGTGTGATATTATTGGACTATATTACCAAGAAGCCTATTGTAGGGGTTTCATATTCcaaataggacaaaaacgggtcacccgtTAGTAGTTTCAAAAAACCTCTTATCTGAAATATTTTTATAATGACTAAATAGTCCTTGTGTAATTATTGCTAACAATCTAATTAGCTAATAATTAGATTATGCTGATAATGAGGTTAGTAAAATCATATTAAGAATAATATTTTGGTGGGAAGAAAAAGTTTTTAAAAAACAGAGAAATTTTGGAGATCTCTTTCTAActaaaaccctagatttcaaaTCACTCAACGGATgtcctttttatttctcaaaattGATGAAAGTATGTAAaacaaattgattttttttttagcttttcagAGCAGTTTACAGTTGGTTTTTTCCTTCGTAGCCAACTGTAAGACAAATTTACGGTTAGGTGATGATGAACTCCTAACCGTAACTAGGTAAAATTGGGGAAACCCAATTGGAAACCAATTGCGGTTGGGTTTTTTGGTTTTACGGTTAGGTTTGGTCTTGAACAAACCAAACTGTAACTGAGTAAAACCCAATTGTAAATCGATTACGGTTGGGTTTTTTTTGGTCGAACTTAACCGTAAAAGAGTTacgactgtttttttttttggtcgaaCCCAACTGTAAACCAGTTACGGCtagatttttttttggttgaaCCCAATTGTAAATTAGTTACGGCTGGATTTTTTTTTGGTCGAACCCAACTGTAAAACAGTTACGGTTGGGTTTTTTTGGGGAAAACCCAACCGTAACTAGTTGTGAAACctaattttttctatttttttcaatGAATCTAACCATTTCAATCACTTCTATCAatatgcttcttccatctttaatAGTTTCGAATCGCCGATTGATCGAAGATGgtgaaatgattttgattaaaaaaagAGGGAAAGATTTACTTTTGATGAAGGAGAGAaagttaagaagaagaagagatttttCAATTcgaattaggttttgattttagtttttaggtttttattttagttgAAGGATATTTTAGACATTTGATATTGAATCAAAAATACCCATACCAATTTTTTGGTCACTAGAAATCCAAGTGAAGCCactctattggaatgtgacgccccaataatatgTGTCATTACCAAACAGGCTAAGATAAGAAAATCAATAACGAATCCCCAAAAAATGTTTACACAATTGAGCACCGGATACCTTAAATACATGAGGATGAGGAACACGCCCCGGATACGATGTGGTCCGGCTGCATACTCAAAGTATGCGGtctctttctttttctaacaCGTATATAAACTTAAACCCTGCCCCCTCCAAATCCCCGCAAAACAttcactttttgagaaaaaatagGAAGTTAACTAAAAAAAAGTTAGTTAAATACTTTTGTAATACGGAAATGATATTCTGCGCCCTTTTGTGCGCCCTACTCTCAGCCCATTCCTACGTGTCTCATATGTGGCCTGCTCACCTGTACAGGTCAACGTGATTctatcatcttctttttcttatccAAGTTTTTCTCTCTTTCTTCAATTTTTCGTTCTTCTTCTTAATCACTTTTTCATCGTTTATTACAAGAGAAATACAAATCCAAGATCTATCAAAAATCAAATTGAAGCTTGGATTCATAAAATCAACCTTATCAAGTGCGAAAATTCCGGCAAATGATTATTGTGAAAGTTCCATTAAGATCATCCAGATGCCCCCATGTGTGAATCGGTCAATAAATTTCATGGATTCCACTAGTTTTATATGAAACTTTTACAAACCCATACAACAAATCTGTTTTTACACCCTTAAATCATTCAATACTAACCCATGAAAATAAACTAGGGTTTTCTGTAAAAAATGAGTTTAGTTGTTTGAGTTAGAAAAATTTTCGGTCCTGTTAAAATTTAATTAGGATCTTTTTGATTCTTTAGCATGGGGAAGAATCGGGCAGAAGAGGGAGATGAACgacaattttgttgttgttggtatcATGATTAAATGTAATCCCAACTGAGTTCTGTAGAAAACCCTTATCTCAAATGAATGTTAGTGCTTCATCTAATCAACTGAGTTCTTAATTAATCAAGACATTATTATTTCTGCATTTAATTTAGCCGTGAAAGATTACAATAAGCTTCTCATGTACAGCAGTACCATTTTGATCATCGTCAATTTCAAATCAAAATTTTTGATCAGGATCTGTGAAATGAGAAAGAAGGAGAAAATCTAACAGAAGGAGAAGATAGAGAAActggaaaagaaaatgaagaaagaaaaattcACGTGATTTCTCGGACACGTTTCAAATATTTCTACACGTAAGATTTCCATCTCAGCGTGGGCGATAAATAGGGCGCTGAGCAGGGCGCCGTGTAGCATTGCCGTTTGTAATAAAACTGTTTTTCACTTTATTTTTTACTTTATATATGTgtcaaaaaaagaaataaaactgtttttcactttaatttttattttatatatgtcaaaaaagaaaaaggggtCACATACTTTGAATATGCAGCCCGACCACGTCGTATCCGCACTGCATCCCTAGATCTTGTAAGCTCTTCTTTATATAGAACCATGGTTCCACGGCTACCCAGTCTAAAACTACAAACTGACCaaaccagaaaaagaaaaaacatctcAGTAAAGGCCGCGAAAACAACAACAATGgcggaaagaaaaaaagaagactcCAAGAAGAAATCAAAATGGCCGAAAATTAATCCTAAAACGGATCTTCAAATCAATCTTCTTAAAGAAACTCATCTCTTTACGGTATGATGAATTGAATTTCAAGCTGAATTTGGGAATTTTtacaatttttagggttttaatttttttttttttgactttctaGGTGCCGAATTTCTTTACATCTGCGGAATCAAAAGGGTTTGTACAAGCTGCAGAATTGATGGGTTTTACTCATCAAGCAAGTCTTGGACCTACTAGAGGAGAAGCTTTCAGAGATAATGATCGGATTTCTGTGGATGATCCTGTTTTAGCACAAACTATTTGGGAATCTGGGTTAAACAAGTTTTTCACTGATATTAAAATCCGGGGAAAAGTTGCTGTTGGGTTGAATCCTAATATTAGATTCTACAGGTAAATTCAATACTTTGTGGAATTTTGTTGATTAGTACGAGCTGAATTGACTATAGTGAGTTGCATTATGTAGTT
Coding sequences within:
- the LOC113274802 gene encoding uncharacterized protein LOC113274802, which encodes MVPRLPSLKLQTDQTRKRKNISVKAAKTTTMAERKKEDSKKKSKWPKINPKTDLQINLLKETHLFTVPNFFTSAESKGFVQAAELMGFTHQASLGPTRGEAFRDNDRISVDDPVLAQTIWESGLNKFFTDIKIRGKVAVGLNPNIRFYRYKTGQRFGRHIDESVELGDGRRTYYTLLIYLSGGGSGQKTKTEMSSQKDSSVEPLVGGETVFYGPRRGVVAEVAPAEGMVLLHLHGDNCMLHEARNVAKGVKYVFRSDVIFA